In Kaistella faecalis, a genomic segment contains:
- the tsaD gene encoding tRNA (adenosine(37)-N6)-threonylcarbamoyltransferase complex transferase subunit TsaD codes for MSDSIILGIESSCDDTSAAIIQGNKILSNIAANQEIHNEYGGVVPELASRAHQQNIIPVVEKSLSKANIQQKDISAVGFTRGPGLLGSLLVGTSFAKSLAMSLNVPLIEVNHLQAHILAHFIDDANIMPPKFPFLCLTVSGGHTMIVLVKDYFDMEIIGKTIDDAAGEAFDKIGKIFDLDYPAGPIVDRLAKTSDKNSFKFNKPRLENYDYSFSGIKTSVLYFVQKEVKKNPDFIKENLANLCASVQKSIVEILMDKLEKASRELNINEVAIAGGVSANSGLREAMQQNAEKLGWNIYIPKFEYTTDNAAMIAMVAKLKFDRGEFADLSVSATARYDIEEGFSQKNDQI; via the coding sequence ATGAGCGACTCAATAATTTTAGGGATAGAATCGTCTTGCGACGATACTTCAGCAGCGATAATTCAGGGAAACAAAATCCTTTCAAACATTGCCGCTAATCAGGAAATCCACAACGAGTACGGCGGTGTGGTTCCGGAACTGGCTTCACGTGCGCACCAGCAAAATATTATTCCCGTAGTAGAAAAATCACTGTCTAAGGCAAATATACAACAAAAAGATATTTCTGCGGTGGGCTTTACCCGTGGTCCCGGACTTCTGGGATCTCTGCTCGTAGGAACATCTTTTGCCAAATCACTTGCGATGAGTTTAAATGTTCCGTTAATTGAGGTCAATCACCTTCAGGCACACATTCTGGCGCACTTCATCGACGATGCAAATATTATGCCCCCAAAATTTCCTTTTCTATGCCTAACCGTCTCCGGCGGACACACCATGATTGTTCTCGTGAAAGACTATTTCGATATGGAAATCATTGGAAAAACAATTGATGATGCAGCGGGAGAAGCATTTGATAAAATTGGGAAGATCTTCGATCTCGATTATCCAGCCGGACCGATTGTAGACCGTCTGGCCAAAACCAGTGACAAAAATTCATTTAAATTTAACAAACCCAGGTTGGAGAACTATGATTATTCCTTTAGCGGAATCAAAACTTCTGTGCTGTATTTCGTTCAAAAAGAGGTGAAGAAAAATCCGGATTTCATTAAAGAAAACCTTGCGAATCTCTGCGCTTCCGTACAGAAATCGATTGTTGAAATTTTAATGGATAAACTTGAAAAAGCCTCACGAGAGTTAAACATTAATGAAGTTGCCATTGCCGGTGGCGTTTCCGCCAATTCCGGACTGCGCGAAGCAATGCAGCAGAATGCTGAAAAACTGGGCTGGAATATCTATATCCCCAAGTTTGAATATACCACTGATAACGCTGCAATGATTGCAATGGTTGCCAAACTCAAATTCGACAGAGGCGAATTTGCCGACCTTTCTGTTTCTGCAACAGCGAGATACGATATTGAA